GACCAACTTCGGCTTCTGCCGTGCTGATGGGCATAGGTTAGCTGATCGCACCTCGAGTTCCCAAATCGGCCCCCTGAACCTCCCATCGGCGGGGTACCCGGTGGTAGGAAGTGCAGGTGAGCACCCATGCAGACACCAGCGGGCTCGGCGTCGTCGAGGATGACGCGGTCCGGCTGACCAGCGAACTGATCCGGATCGACACCACCAACACCGGTGACCCCGACACGTTGGTGGGGGAGCGTGCTGCGGCGGAGTATGTCGCCGAGCAGCTGGCCGATGTCGGGTACGAGCCGACCTATGTGGAGTCCGGGGATCGTCCGGGGCGCGGCAATGTGTTCGTGCGGCTGCCGGGGGCGGATTCGAGTCGGGGCGCGTTGTTGGTGCACGGGCATCTCGACGTCGTGCCCGCAGACGCCTCCGAATGGTCGGTGCACCCGTTCTCCGGTGCGGTGCAGGACGGGTATGTGTGGGGCCGGGGTGCCGTCGACATGAAGGACATGCTGGGCATGTCGCTCGCGGTGGCTCGCAGGCTCAAGCGGGAGAACATCACGCCGCCGCGCGACATCATCTTCGCGTTCCTCGCCGACGAGGAGGCCGGTGGTCTCCAGGGGTCGCACTGGCTGCAGGCCAACCGCCCGGAGCTGTTCGAGGGCGCTACCGAGGCGATCAGCGAGGTCGGCGGGTTCTCGGTCACCTTCAAGGACGGGGTGCGCAGCTACCTCGTCGAGACTGCGGAGAAGGGCATCGCCTGGCTCAAGCTGACCGTCCGGGCCCGGGCCGGTCACGGGTCGATGATCCACGAGGACAACGCGGTGACCAAGCTCGCCGCAGCGGTGACCCGGCTGGGCAATCACCGGTTCCCGCTGGTGATGACCGACTCGGTGCGGGAGTTCCTGGACGGGGTCGCCGAGCTCACCGGGTGGGACTTCCCCGAGGACGACCTCGATGGCGCGATCGGCAAGCTCGGCGCGATCTCACGGATCGTGGGGGCCACGCTGCGCGACACGGCGAACCCGACGATGCTCTCGGCCGGCTACAAGGCGAATGTGATCCCCTCGGTCGCGGAGGCGACGGTGGACTGCCGCATCCTGCCGGGCAGGCAGGAGGCCTTCGAGCGCGAGTTGGCGGAGGTCCTGGGCCCGGATGTCGAGCGGGAGTGGATCGTGGGCCTGCCGCCCGTGGAGACCACGTTCGACGGGGCGTTGGTGGACGCGATGAGCGCCTCGATCACAGCGGAGGATCCCGGTGCGCAGGTGCTGCCGTACATGCTCTCCGGCGGAACCGATGCGAAGGCCTTCTCGAAGCTGGGCATCCGGTGCTTCGGGTTCGCGCCGCTCAAGCTGCCCGCGGACCTGGACTTCTCCGCGTTGTTCCACGGGGTGGACGAGCGGGTGCCGGTCGACGCGTTGAAGTTCGGCACGCGGGTGCTGAACCGGTTCCTGCTGAACAGCTGATCAGCGCGCTGCCACAGCGCGAGAGGTTGGTCCGGCGGGGCGATTCCCGTCGGACCGGAGCTTGGACCGGTCGTCTCAGGTGTGTAGGCCGGGGATGCCGACGGCGCTGCGTTTGCGGCGCAGCCAGACCTTGCGGGTGCCATCCCCGTAGAGCAGAACGCGGGAGAGTTCCCAGCCCGCGAATTCGGCGTGGATGGCGAGTTGGGTGGCTGCGGCTCGGCGCGAGACGCCGGGCGGCAGTCGAAGCGGTTGATATTCCCAGTCTCCGTCGCTGACGGATTCGTCGTTCACGGATGCACCACCTGAATCCCTTCTCCGGTTGCGGAGCCCACGACCACCGTGCCGGTGTCCTGGTCGATGGCCACGGAGTTCGGTTGCTGCACGCTGGGGAAACGGTGCTTCTCGACGGGATCGCCCGCGGCGATGTCGAAGCCGACCAGCTCGTTGGTCTCGGTCAGGGTGACCCATGCCAGGTCGCGCTGCTCGTCGTAGGCGAGGGCGTAGGGGCCGCCGGGGACGGGGTGCCGCTGGCGGAGCAGGAAGGGATCCGCAGAGAAGACCAGCAGTTCACCGGAGCGGGTCTCGGTGACGATGATCCGATCGAAGCGGTCGACGACGGCGTTGGTGGCGCCTTCCCCTGCGCGCAGCGCCAGGCCGCGCCGGGTCTCGTCCAGGTCGACCTCGACGAGGGAGCTCTGGACCCGGTCGAGCGCGTAGACGATGCCCCCCGCCGTGACGACCGTGGTGGTTCCGTCGAATCCCGGCACCTCGCGGTGCTCGCCGTCGGCCTCGATGATGCCCACGGAGCCATCCGGGTGGGCGATCACGGTGGCCTCCTCGGCGCCCTCGGTGGTCGACACGGCGGCTTCCGCCAGGGCGATCTCCTCGGTGTCGCCGCTGGCAAGGTCGACCTCGACTAGGGCGCCCGCATCAGGGATCAACGCCTGTACGGTGCCCGCCTGCGCGCTTTCCAGCCGAGCCGCTGTCCCGGGAAGGTCGATCTCGTGGGGTGTGGCCTCGAGATCGTCGAGGTCCTGCAGCAACAGTCTGGGTGGATCGGCGACTGCGGCGACCAGGGTGGCCGTCTCCGGGTCGGCGAGCAGGGCGGTGACGGGTGCACCGGCTTCGACGATGTCGCCCGCCGGGCTGTCCTGCCGCACCGGGGAGTCGGCCGGGCCCGCTGCCGCCGAGACTGGTACCGGGTCGTCCCCGACGATCTCTTCGGCCACACCGAAGGAACAGCCTGCCATCAGGGTTGTTCCCGCGGTGAGGGCTGCCACGAGGCGAGTGGTCGCGCCCCTGGTCCGAGTTGGGCGGGACGAGATGGCTGCGGGCTGAGCGGGGTGCATTCGTCCAGCATCCCCCATCGACCGTGGTGCCCGTGGCCCCAGGGTCGCCCGTCCGGGGAAGGCCCGGGGCGTCGAGTGACTGCCCCGGGCCCGTCACCGTGGTATCAGTCGATGCGGTTGACCTGCCCGGTCTCGAGGTCGTAGACGGCGGTGACGATCTGCACGCCGTGACCCTCGACCGCGTCCCGGACGATGTCGGAGCGTTCCAGGAGCATGGCGGCGGTGCGCCGGACCTGGTTCTCGACGCAGGCGGCGAAGAAGGCGTCCGGGTCGGAGTCGGCCGGGGTGGCGCGGACTGCGGCCTCCACGTCGCGGACCAGCGAACTGATGTCGCCCTCGAGGTGGCCCTCGCCGTTGACGGTGTCGATGGCGGCGGCGACTGCGCCGCACTGGGCGTGGCCCAGGATCACGACGAGCGGGGTGCCCACGTGTTCGACGCCGTATTCGATACTGCCGACGACAGCGTCATCGAGTACTTCGCCTGCGGAGCGGATGGTGAACAGGTCACCGAATCCCTGGTCGAAAAGAACTTCCGGTGGGACTCGCGAGTCAGCACAGCCGAGAACGGTCGCGAAGGGGTTCTGTCCTTCGACCAGGGAATCGCGCCAGGATTCGTCCTGATGGGGATGACTCGGCTGCCCCTGGACGAATCGGGCATTTCCCTCAGTGAGTAGTCGCCAGGCTTCCGTGGCATCGGCGGGGTGGCCGGCTGGCGACGTCGTTCCTGGTGGGGAGGTTTGTCCGGATACCGGGGACGCGGCGGCGAAGGACGCCAGCGCTAGCCCGGCGGTGGCGGCCGCTCCTAATCCGAAAAGGCGACGCCGGGACATTCTGGCCGGTTCTTCGACCGGGTTCGTTCCCCCAGATGTATTAACCATGCGAGAACTCTAAACGCTGCTATGTCCGTTCCGTGGAGTAAATGATTCGGACTTCTTGGACAGAGAATCCGAAACAACATGAAAATGCTTTGTGATGCGCATCACCGGGACCGCCTGTCTGTTGGGCGGACGCACAGCACTCGAGCGTGCGGCCGAGTCGACCCTGACAGGAATGGTTACTCGCCGGTAAGGTCTGGCGGGTGCGACTTGGGCTGAACCTTGGGTATTGGGGCATGGGCAACGACCACCAGAACCTGGCGCTGGCGGTCGAGGCCGATCGATTGGGCTACGACGTGGTCTGGGTGGCGGAGGCGTACGGGTCGGACGCGCCCAGCGTGCTCGCCTGGGTCGGCGCGAGAACGGAACGAATCGGACTGGGCAGCGCCGTGATGCAGATCCCGGCGCGTACCCCGGCGGCCACCGCGATGACCGCTGCGACCCTGGACACGCTGTCGCAGGGCAGATTCCGACTGGGCCTGGGCGTCTCCGGTCCGCAGGTGTCCGAGGGATGGCATGGCGTGCGTTTCGCCAAGCCGTTGGGCCGGACCAGGGAATACGTGGACATCGTCCGCACGGCACTGCGCCGCGAGCGACTGAGCTATGCCGGGGAGCACTACCGCCTGCCGCTGCCGGACGGACCCGGTGCGGCCCTGAAGCTCACTGTGCATCCGGTGCGGGAGGAGATCCCGGTCTACCTGGCGAGCATCGGGCCCAAGAACACCGAACTCGCCGGGGAGATCGCCGACGGGTGGCTGGCGGTGTTCTTCTCCCCGGAGCATGCCGGCGAGCAACTCGGTTATCTGGCAGAGGGCAGGCAACGAGTGGGCAAGGATCTCGCCGGTTTCGATATCGCCCCCACCGTCCCGATCTGCCCCGGCGACGACTGGCGAGCGTGCGCGGACGCGATCCGCGGCTATGCGGCGCTGTATGTGGGCGGGATGGGCAGCCGCAAGCAGAACTTCTACAAGGACCTCGTGATCCGGATGGGCTTCGCCGACGCCGCCGAGGAGGTCCAGCGCCGCTACCTGGAACGGGATCACGCCGGAGCCATGGCGGCCCTGCCGGTGGAGTTCCTGGACGCGATCGCGCTGCTCGGTCCGGTCGAGCGGATAGCAGACCGCATGCAGGCGTTCGCGCAGGCGGGGGTCACCACACTGTCTCTCGTTCCGATGCTGCAAGATCCGACGCGGGGAGTCGAAACCCTTCGTCTTGCCGTCGAGGCTCTTGAGCTAGCGGGAGTATGTAAGTGACGTGGATCGAAGCCCTGGTCCTCGGACTGGTCCAGGGGCTCACGGAATTTCTTCCGGTCTCCTCCTCCGGACATCTTCGGATCGTCTCGGAGTTCTTCTTCCAGGAGGACGCAGGCGCCTCCTTCACCGCCGTCACCCAGTTGGGAACCGAGGCGGCGGTGTTGATCTATTTCGCGAAGGACATCGGTCGGCTGTTCATGGTGTGGTTGCGGGGCTTCCGTGATCCCAGCGTGCGCTCGACGCCCGATTACAAGCTGGCCTGGTACGTGATTATCGGCACGATCCCCATCGGCGTGCTGGGCCTGCTCTTCGCCGATCAGATCCGGACGACCGCACGAAACCTGTGGTTGATCGGCACGACGCTCATCGTGTTCGGTGTGTTGTTGGGCCTCGCCGAGTATCTGGGCAGGCAGCGCCGAGAGATGAGCCAATTGACGCTCAAGGACGGGATCATCATGGGCTTCGCCCAGTCGATGGCCTTGATTCCTGGTGTGTCCCGATCCGGCGGCACCATCACCGCGGGTCTGTTCCTCGGTCTGAACCGGCCTACCGCGGTGCGGTTCTCCTTCCTGCTCGCCATTCCGGCAGTGGTGGCATCCGGACTCTCGGAGCTACCCGAGGTGTTCGAGACCGGCGGTCCCGGACTGCAGCCGAGCGGCGCGCAGATGTTGGTCGCCACACTGGTGGCGGGCGCGGTCGGGTACGCGATCATCGCGTGGTTGATGAAGTACGTCGAACGACACAGCGTGTACCTGTTCGTCTGGTATCGGATCGCGTTGGGCCTGTTGGTGTTGGGTCTGCTCTCCTTCGGGGTGATCAGCCCGGTCTGAGTGACATCGCGAGGCAGCGGGGGTCGGCACGGGTCGTGTCGGCCCCCGTTGTCGTCTGTGCGGTGGTGGGTCGGCACGGATGCGCCGTCACCGCCGGTCATTCCGGTAGCGTGATCGGGTCGAGCGAGAGAACGTGCTGGTGAGCGTGGGCGAGAAAGGGAGTCAAGAGCATGTCGACGCAGGATCAGCCGAGGTCGAGTCTCAGCTCGGACGAGGCGATCCGGGCCATGCTGCTGTTGATGCCCCGTGTGGCGGCCCGGCTCAAGCGCATCCCGATCCCCGAGCGCCTGCAATCCTTCAATCTCGCCCCGCGCCATCTCTCCCTGCTGTCCTATCTGTTGTTCGACGGCCCGATGCCGGTCAACCAACTGGCCGCCCGTTTGGAGGTCGCCCCGACCACGGTGAGCCTGATGGTCAGCGACCTGACCGGCCGAGGCGTCCTGGAGCGGCATGCCGACCCCGATGACGGCCGACGGACCATCGTGGCGATCACCCGGGACGAGCAGACGCGAGCGGCCATCGACGGCTGGTTGGCCAACGGGGCGAACGCCTGGCGTTCGGCGTTCGCACCGCTCTCGGCCGAGGACCGGGCGATGTTCGTCAGGACGATCGAGGCCTACGAGCGTGGCACCACCGGCGAGCTGAATTAGGCGTCGTCGCCATCCGAGACCGTTCAGCTCTCGCAGAAGGCTATGCCGAACAACCCGAGCAGCGCAGTCGGATCGGTCGGGGTCTCTCCGGGGTTGTAGGACAGCACGAGGGTTCGGCCGTCCTCGGATTGCACGGCGTAGGTGAGGTAGCCGATGAGTTGCCCGCTGTGCCCACCCAGGGTGACCCCGCAGGGCAGTTCGATCTCCTGGTAGCCGAGTCCGTAGGCGAAGGCGGTTCCGGTGTCGACGGTGGTGCGCATCGCCGCCAGCGTCTCCGCGCTGAGCAGTTCGCCGCCGAGCAAGGCGGTGAGGTAGCGGTCGAGGTCCTCGGCGGTAGAGATCATCTCGCCTGCGGCCCAGTCCAGCGAGGGGTTCATCTCGGTGGCATCGACGGGCTGCCCGTCCACGATGATGTAGCCGCGGGCGTGTGGGTCGGGAAGGCCGGGCTCGATCCCGGGGACGCTGGTGTCGGTAAGGCCTAGCGGCTCGAGGATCCGCTGCTGGACCTCGTGACCGTAGGGTCGACCGGTGATCTGCTCGATGAGCATCGCGGCGATCACGTAGTTGGTGTTGGAGTACTGCCAGCCCTGTTCCCACGGTTCGAAGTACGGCCCGTGATCGACGGCGACCTGGACCAGTTCGGCCGGCTCGTAGGTGTCGAATCGGGCGTCACCGCGCCACCGGTTGGTCGAGAGGTGCTCCTCGTTGGCGTAGTCGTAGATACCGCTGCTGTGGTCGAGGATCTGCCGCACGGTCATCTGGTCGCCATTCGGCACGAGACCGGGCAGATGGGTCTCGATCGGGTCGTCGAGTGCCAACCGCCGTTCGTCGACGAGCTGAAGGGCAACGGTGGCGACGAAGGTCTTGGTGACACTGCCGATTCGGAAGTATCCGAGCGGATCGACCTCGCCGCCCTCGACTCGATCGGCGACCCCGGCCGCGCCGGTCCAGGTCTCGTCGCCGTCGCGGAAACGGACGAGTGCTCCGGTGGCCATATCGCCGTCCACCAGTTGGTCGACGGCCGCCTGCAACCCGGCATCGGATACTCGATCGACCGGCTCGGGTACCGCGCCCGCGTCGGGGCTACCGCAGGCTGCGAGCACGGAGGAGACAAGCAGAATTGCAGGGAGACTGTGCACCTTGGTCATGGGCACAACGCTAGGAATCCAGGTGGCGCTCGACCATGAGGCGGACCGCCGAGCATCGGTGTGTGTTGTGGCAGCGCCGCACTGTGGAGATCCACAGTAGGGCGGCTGCTCGATCCTCCGCTCGGCGCTGACCACACGCTTCCGCGATGGTTTCCTCGGAACCGCTGCGCTCGTTTCCGTGTCGCGGGTGTGGCCCGGCGCACCGAGTAACGGACCGCATCATCAGTAGGCTTTCACCATGGCCACTGTGATCCTGCTTCGGCACGCCAGGTCCACCGCGAACGGAGCGGGCGTGCTCGCCGGGCGCACACCGGGTGTGGGTCTGCACGACATCGGTATCGGACAGGCCACCGAGCTGGTCTCCAGGTTGTCCGATGTCCCCTTGGCCGAGGTGATCACCTCGCCGCTGCAGCGCTGCCACGACACCCTGCGGCCGCTGGTGTCAGAGCGCGGGATCGAGCCGGTGATCGAACCCAGGCTGGCCGAGGTCGATTACGGTGCCTGGACCGGCCGTACCTTGGGTGACCTGGCCAAGGAAGACCTGTGGTCGGTGGTGCAACAACAGCCGTCGGCGGCGGTGTTCCCCGAGGGCGAGGGCCTGGCCCAGGTGCAGGCCCGCTCCGTGGCCGCCATCCGAGAGCACGATCGACGGATCACGGCGGAGCACGGTAGCGACGCGGTCTGGTTGGCGTGCAGCCACGGCGATGTGATCAAGGCGATCCTCGCCGACGCGCTCGGCACCCATCTCGACGGCTTCCAACGCATCGTCGTCGACCCCGCCTCGCTGAGCGTCGTGCGATACACCGCGCTGCGTCCCTTCGTGATCCGCGTCAACGACAACAACGGCGACCTCTCGGCGTTGCTGCCCGCTGAGAAGGCGGATAAACAGGTCGGCGACGAGACCGACGCGGTGATCGGCGGATCGACCGGGCCCTGAGACCCGGAGAAGGCCGCGACGCGCTCGACCTGAATCCCCTCGTTCCTTGAAGCCGCAGATCAGGCCTGCGGAACACGGTGCACCGACAACCCCCGTTGGCCGGCTGCGCGATCCGGGAGCAGGACGTGGTCGTCGTCGTAGTCGCCCGTGTTCTGCTTCCGGTAGGCAATGGCGGGGGTGTCATCGAGGGTCTGCAGCCGTTCGCGTAGTGCCTCGGCGGCCGCCTCGTAGTCCGCCTCGCTCAGGCGGTCGGCGCCGAACACGGCCAGCGGCGGGAGGACCGTGAGGCCTGCGTACCAGAACGTGCCGTGCTGGATGGGAAACAGCAGTTCATCGAGGTCACCGTTGATCCCTCGTGGGCTGAATGCCGATTCGCCGCCGCCCGCCGTAACGATGATCATGGCCCGTTTGCCTGCCAGGGTGCCCGCGCCATAGCGGGCGGTGCGTCCGTTCGGTTCCCGAACGCCATAGGCGAAACCCTTGACGAAGACGCGGTCGAACCAGCCTTTGAGGATCGCGGGCATACCGAACCACCACAGTGGGAACTGGAAGACGATCGTGTCGGCCCAGTCGATCTTCTCGTGTTCACGCCGGATGTCCGCGCTCAAGCCACCCGATTCGTAGGCGCGCTTGGACTCCGCACCCACGACCAGCCGGGTGTCGGGGTCTTGATCGAAGTCGGCGTGGTCGACCACGGCATTCCACCCCATCGCGTACAGGTCCGACTGGCGATGTCGATGTCCGAGGCCGGTGAGTGTGCGTAGGCCTTCATCGCGCAATGCGCCGTTGAGCGAGCGCGCCTCGGGATGGGCATAGATCCACAGAACATTCATGGACTCGTCCTTCTCTCGTCTTCGACCAGCGGATATGCGTCTGACGCGCCTGGTGTTGCCGCGTTTCCGTGGTCGAGCTTGCCGAGCCGTCCACGGTTCGACGAGTGGCCTGATAGCCAACATGTGAAAGAATTCGGCCATGTCGTCTTTCGGTATCACCGGCAGGCATCGGGTCGCGGTCCTGGTACGACCGGGCCTGTTGACCATGGAGCTCGGCGTCGTCCATCGACTGTTCGGCCAGGCTCGCGACGCGGGCGGCGAGTCGCTGTACGAGGTCGTGACCTGCGCACTCGAACCCGGGCAGCTACGGACCGACGCCGATATCACCGTGGCCGTCGCCCACGGCATCGCCGCGCTGACCGAGGCCGACACCGTGATCGTCCCGGCCTCCGATGAGGACTACGACCCAGACGACTGCCGGATCGGTGCACCGTTGGCCTCGGCGATGGCGAGCCTGCGGCCGGGTACCAGGATCGCCTCCATCTGCTCCGGTTCGCGGGTGCTGGCGGCCGCAGGGCTGTTGGACGGCAGACGGGCGACCACCCATTGGCGGTCCGGTGGCCGGTTCCGCGAACTGTTCCCCGCCGTCGAATGGGCCGAGGACGTGCTCTACACCGACGACGGTGACGTCCTCACCGGTGGCGGCGTGGCTGCGGGCATCGATCTCTGCCTGCACATGATCCGCCGCGATCACGGGTCGGCAGTGGCGAACGAGGTCGC
This Actinoalloteichus hymeniacidonis DNA region includes the following protein-coding sequences:
- a CDS encoding YncE family protein codes for the protein MAALTAGTTLMAGCSFGVAEEIVGDDPVPVSAAAGPADSPVRQDSPAGDIVEAGAPVTALLADPETATLVAAVADPPRLLLQDLDDLEATPHEIDLPGTAARLESAQAGTVQALIPDAGALVEVDLASGDTEEIALAEAAVSTTEGAEEATVIAHPDGSVGIIEADGEHREVPGFDGTTTVVTAGGIVYALDRVQSSLVEVDLDETRRGLALRAGEGATNAVVDRFDRIIVTETRSGELLVFSADPFLLRQRHPVPGGPYALAYDEQRDLAWVTLTETNELVGFDIAAGDPVEKHRFPSVQQPNSVAIDQDTGTVVVGSATGEGIQVVHP
- a CDS encoding M20/M25/M40 family metallo-hydrolase produces the protein MSTHADTSGLGVVEDDAVRLTSELIRIDTTNTGDPDTLVGERAAAEYVAEQLADVGYEPTYVESGDRPGRGNVFVRLPGADSSRGALLVHGHLDVVPADASEWSVHPFSGAVQDGYVWGRGAVDMKDMLGMSLAVARRLKRENITPPRDIIFAFLADEEAGGLQGSHWLQANRPELFEGATEAISEVGGFSVTFKDGVRSYLVETAEKGIAWLKLTVRARAGHGSMIHEDNAVTKLAAAVTRLGNHRFPLVMTDSVREFLDGVAELTGWDFPEDDLDGAIGKLGAISRIVGATLRDTANPTMLSAGYKANVIPSVAEATVDCRILPGRQEAFERELAEVLGPDVEREWIVGLPPVETTFDGALVDAMSASITAEDPGAQVLPYMLSGGTDAKAFSKLGIRCFGFAPLKLPADLDFSALFHGVDERVPVDALKFGTRVLNRFLLNS
- a CDS encoding undecaprenyl-diphosphate phosphatase, translating into MTWIEALVLGLVQGLTEFLPVSSSGHLRIVSEFFFQEDAGASFTAVTQLGTEAAVLIYFAKDIGRLFMVWLRGFRDPSVRSTPDYKLAWYVIIGTIPIGVLGLLFADQIRTTARNLWLIGTTLIVFGVLLGLAEYLGRQRREMSQLTLKDGIIMGFAQSMALIPGVSRSGGTITAGLFLGLNRPTAVRFSFLLAIPAVVASGLSELPEVFETGGPGLQPSGAQMLVATLVAGAVGYAIIAWLMKYVERHSVYLFVWYRIALGLLVLGLLSFGVISPV
- a CDS encoding NAD(P)H-dependent oxidoreductase; the encoded protein is MNVLWIYAHPEARSLNGALRDEGLRTLTGLGHRHRQSDLYAMGWNAVVDHADFDQDPDTRLVVGAESKRAYESGGLSADIRREHEKIDWADTIVFQFPLWWFGMPAILKGWFDRVFVKGFAYGVREPNGRTARYGAGTLAGKRAMIIVTAGGGESAFSPRGINGDLDELLFPIQHGTFWYAGLTVLPPLAVFGADRLSEADYEAAAEALRERLQTLDDTPAIAYRKQNTGDYDDDHVLLPDRAAGQRGLSVHRVPQA
- a CDS encoding GlxA family transcriptional regulator, with protein sequence MSSFGITGRHRVAVLVRPGLLTMELGVVHRLFGQARDAGGESLYEVVTCALEPGQLRTDADITVAVAHGIAALTEADTVIVPASDEDYDPDDCRIGAPLASAMASLRPGTRIASICSGSRVLAAAGLLDGRRATTHWRSGGRFRELFPAVEWAEDVLYTDDGDVLTGGGVAAGIDLCLHMIRRDHGSAVANEVARGTVVAPHRPGGQAQFGRPSAAPVSTSSSTGSIRAWALDRLDQPLTLRELAAQGSMSVRTFTRRFRTEVGVSPVQWLGRQRVDLARRLLEETDLPVDRVALASGFGTPASMRQHFQAALGVSPSGYRGTFRGSPDVPRATASAR
- a CDS encoding serine hydrolase domain-containing protein, which encodes MTKVHSLPAILLVSSVLAACGSPDAGAVPEPVDRVSDAGLQAAVDQLVDGDMATGALVRFRDGDETWTGAAGVADRVEGGEVDPLGYFRIGSVTKTFVATVALQLVDERRLALDDPIETHLPGLVPNGDQMTVRQILDHSSGIYDYANEEHLSTNRWRGDARFDTYEPAELVQVAVDHGPYFEPWEQGWQYSNTNYVIAAMLIEQITGRPYGHEVQQRILEPLGLTDTSVPGIEPGLPDPHARGYIIVDGQPVDATEMNPSLDWAAGEMISTAEDLDRYLTALLGGELLSAETLAAMRTTVDTGTAFAYGLGYQEIELPCGVTLGGHSGQLIGYLTYAVQSEDGRTLVLSYNPGETPTDPTALLGLFGIAFCES
- a CDS encoding LLM class F420-dependent oxidoreductase; protein product: MRLGLNLGYWGMGNDHQNLALAVEADRLGYDVVWVAEAYGSDAPSVLAWVGARTERIGLGSAVMQIPARTPAATAMTAATLDTLSQGRFRLGLGVSGPQVSEGWHGVRFAKPLGRTREYVDIVRTALRRERLSYAGEHYRLPLPDGPGAALKLTVHPVREEIPVYLASIGPKNTELAGEIADGWLAVFFSPEHAGEQLGYLAEGRQRVGKDLAGFDIAPTVPICPGDDWRACADAIRGYAALYVGGMGSRKQNFYKDLVIRMGFADAAEEVQRRYLERDHAGAMAALPVEFLDAIALLGPVERIADRMQAFAQAGVTTLSLVPMLQDPTRGVETLRLAVEALELAGVCK
- a CDS encoding carbonic anhydrase; this translates as MVNTSGGTNPVEEPARMSRRRLFGLGAAATAGLALASFAAASPVSGQTSPPGTTSPAGHPADATEAWRLLTEGNARFVQGQPSHPHQDESWRDSLVEGQNPFATVLGCADSRVPPEVLFDQGFGDLFTIRSAGEVLDDAVVGSIEYGVEHVGTPLVVILGHAQCGAVAAAIDTVNGEGHLEGDISSLVRDVEAAVRATPADSDPDAFFAACVENQVRRTAAMLLERSDIVRDAVEGHGVQIVTAVYDLETGQVNRID
- a CDS encoding MarR family winged helix-turn-helix transcriptional regulator translates to MSTQDQPRSSLSSDEAIRAMLLLMPRVAARLKRIPIPERLQSFNLAPRHLSLLSYLLFDGPMPVNQLAARLEVAPTTVSLMVSDLTGRGVLERHADPDDGRRTIVAITRDEQTRAAIDGWLANGANAWRSAFAPLSAEDRAMFVRTIEAYERGTTGELN
- a CDS encoding histidine phosphatase family protein; its protein translation is MATVILLRHARSTANGAGVLAGRTPGVGLHDIGIGQATELVSRLSDVPLAEVITSPLQRCHDTLRPLVSERGIEPVIEPRLAEVDYGAWTGRTLGDLAKEDLWSVVQQQPSAAVFPEGEGLAQVQARSVAAIREHDRRITAEHGSDAVWLACSHGDVIKAILADALGTHLDGFQRIVVDPASLSVVRYTALRPFVIRVNDNNGDLSALLPAEKADKQVGDETDAVIGGSTGP
- a CDS encoding DUF5703 family protein, which gives rise to MNDESVSDGDWEYQPLRLPPGVSRRAAATQLAIHAEFAGWELSRVLLYGDGTRKVWLRRKRSAVGIPGLHT